From the Cryptomeria japonica chromosome 2, Sugi_1.0, whole genome shotgun sequence genome, one window contains:
- the LOC131055462 gene encoding agmatine hydroxycinnamoyltransferase 1 has protein sequence MEVFRGESVMIKPYSVGGDHLSCKLVELSNLDLAAYPMYTKVLYAFQAPTPTTQALKEGLAKVLTHYRVLAGRYTKQQFNGHLAIDLNDEGAVLIQGKADGSIADTMPFLPSPLLLDLVPPTPPGVKELILVQITRFICGGLVIGIALHHHVADGHATFTFINSWGKAVRGESIQQPPWIHDRSLLKARDLPQQVFDHYEYNTIAHKKSPRQSIRSTKVFHFDGIFLDKLKSKVKQSNKEKKNYTTFEVLVAHLWKCISGARGLDGDLQTKASIPIDGRKRINPPIPEEYFGNVVYESWAQTTVSELINGSLDFVTELIHKSITKVDNDFIRSAIDFFELSKEITGPLELDDTTNVIATSWLRFPYYEFHFGMGKPVYVGPSMIRSEGLIILYDSYTKEGSVDVMVCLLEPHMAIFEQTCFQI, from the exons ATGGAAGTGTTTAGAGGTGAAAGTGTGATGATCAAACCTTACAGTGTGGGTGGAGATCATCTGAGTTGTAAGCTTGTTGAGCTAAGCAATTTGGATTTAGCTGCATATCCCATGTACACCAAAGTGTTATACGCTTTCCAGGCTCCCACTCCAACCACACAGGCTTTGAAGGAAGGGCTAGCCAAGGTGCTCACACACTACAGAGTATTGGCAGGCAGATACACCAAACAGCAGTTCAATGGCCACCTTGCAATCGATCTCAACGACGAGGGTGCCGTTTTGATACAAGGCAAAGCAGATGGGAGTATAGCAGATACGATGCCTTTTCTCCCCTCCCCACTACTCCTCGACTTAGTTCCCCCCACACCCCCTGGGGTCAAGGAGCTTATACTGGTACAG ATTACTCGATTTATATGTGGAGGGTTGGTGATAGGTATAGCTCTTCATCATCATGTTGCAGATGGGCATGCAACGTTCACTTTTATCAATTCCTGGGGAAAAGCTGTTAGAGGGGAGAGTATTCAACAACCTCCTTGGATACATGACAGATCTCTATTAAAAGCAAGAGATCTACCtcaacaagtgtttgatcattATGAGTACAATACCATAGCCCATAAGAAATCTCCAAGACAGTCGATTCGATCCACAAAAGTATTTCATTTTGATGGCATATTTTTGGATAAACTCAAGTCAAAGGTAAAGCAatccaacaaagaaaagaaaaactacACTACTTTTGAAGTACTTGTCGCCCATTTATGGAAATGCATTTCAGGAGCCCGAGGCCTTGATGGAGATCTGCAAACAAAAGCTTCCATTCCAATAGATGGAAGGAAAAGGATAAATCCTCCCATTCCTGAAGAATACTTTGGTAATGTTGTCTATGAGTCATGGGCTCAGACCACAGTGTCTGAGCTCATCAATGGGTCTTTAGATTTTGTTACAGAGTTGATCCACAAGTCAATTACTAAGGTAGATAATGATTTTATACGATCAGCTATTGATTTTTTTGAGCTAAGCAAGGAAATAACAGGGCCACTAGAACTTGATGATACTACTAATGTGATAGCCACAAGTTGGCTAAGATTTCCTTATTATGAATTCCATTTTGGAATGGGAAAACCAGTGTATGTAGGCCCTTCAATGATCCGATCTGAAGGCCTTATCATCTTATATGATTCATATACCAAAGAAGGGAGTGTAGACGTTATGGTTTGTTTGTTGGAACCACATATGGCTATATTTGAACAAACTTGTTTTCAAATTTGA